A window from Halomicrobium urmianum encodes these proteins:
- a CDS encoding RNA-binding protein: protein MPSVPFHYVELRAFAYATEDEKRVVEALETFLPEETELERAESEGHYGDRIVVLSTRVENADEVRHVLSQVAQMDEIDDLYDELDDRVDDNCSFFLTFDKQAAFEGEVQRGDGITLRAKVEAYPAKRENAVANAREALDAL from the coding sequence ATGCCGTCGGTCCCGTTCCACTACGTCGAACTCCGCGCGTTCGCGTACGCCACCGAGGACGAGAAGCGCGTCGTGGAGGCGCTGGAGACGTTCCTCCCGGAAGAGACGGAGCTGGAGCGGGCCGAATCGGAGGGCCACTACGGGGACCGCATCGTCGTCCTGTCGACCCGCGTCGAGAACGCGGACGAGGTTCGCCACGTCCTCTCGCAGGTCGCGCAGATGGACGAGATAGACGACCTCTACGACGAACTCGACGACCGGGTCGACGACAACTGTTCGTTCTTCCTGACGTTCGACAAGCAGGCGGCCTTCGAGGGCGAGGTGCAGCGCGGCGACGGAATCACGCTGCGGGCCAAGGTCGAGGCGTATCCGGCCAAGCGCGAGAACGCCGTGGCGAACGCCCGCGAAGCGCTGGACGCACTGTGA
- a CDS encoding RAD55 family ATPase: protein MVNRLRTGIDVLDRKLDGGIPEGSIVALTAEPASQAELFLYELTATRGTLWLSLDRTAEAVLASIEQTPATTGDPTVRHISGEAPLDNAGKLVSALPETSNLIVDPLDVLEAQEPHSRFRAFMNDMQNHIVNTGSLAILHCLDGHEVPPLRDTTEHFADVVFRLETRVSGDEIENKLAIPKFRSGRAPADVIKLDLVEEVSIDTSRDIA, encoded by the coding sequence ATGGTGAATCGCCTGCGGACGGGGATCGACGTCCTCGACCGCAAACTCGACGGGGGGATTCCGGAGGGGAGCATCGTCGCGCTGACCGCGGAGCCGGCCAGCCAGGCGGAGCTGTTCCTCTACGAGCTGACGGCTACCCGCGGGACCCTCTGGCTGTCGCTGGACCGGACGGCGGAGGCCGTCCTGGCCAGCATCGAGCAGACCCCCGCGACCACAGGCGATCCGACCGTCCGGCACATCTCCGGCGAGGCGCCGCTGGACAACGCCGGCAAGCTCGTCTCCGCGCTACCGGAGACTTCCAACCTCATCGTCGATCCGCTGGACGTGCTGGAAGCACAGGAGCCCCACTCCCGCTTCCGGGCGTTCATGAACGACATGCAGAACCACATCGTCAACACGGGGAGCCTGGCCATCCTGCACTGCCTGGACGGCCACGAGGTGCCGCCGCTGCGGGACACCACCGAGCACTTCGCGGACGTGGTCTTCCGCCTCGAGACGCGCGTCTCCGGCGACGAAATCGAGAACAAGCTGGCCATCCCGAAGTTCCGCAGCGGGCGCGCACCGGCGGACGTGATCAAGCTCGACCTCGTCGAGGAGGTCAGCATCGACACGTCCCGGGACATCGCCTGA
- a CDS encoding NUDIX hydrolase — translation MTAVDDLWYLGDVATQEAERTYHELADGHEDYVEFTRHRTVPRTRFRTVGERIRDNGLPYGAHTVVYRPSGELLLVYHEDVGMWVLPGGEVDGDDSFRSAARRELREEAGIGADYEGLGILGRAVFHCDSRETWGVLPIYEARARSTALDVADPDGEITDAEWFEELPDETRDREQLLEWRRRRLD, via the coding sequence ATGACGGCCGTCGACGACCTCTGGTACCTCGGGGACGTGGCCACGCAGGAGGCCGAGCGGACCTACCACGAACTGGCCGACGGCCACGAGGACTACGTGGAGTTCACGCGCCACCGTACGGTCCCACGGACCCGCTTTCGGACGGTCGGCGAGCGCATCCGCGACAACGGCCTCCCCTACGGCGCTCACACCGTCGTCTACCGCCCCTCCGGGGAGCTGCTGCTCGTCTACCACGAGGACGTCGGCATGTGGGTGCTCCCCGGCGGCGAGGTCGACGGCGACGACTCCTTTCGGTCGGCGGCCCGGCGCGAACTCCGCGAGGAGGCCGGCATCGGCGCCGACTACGAGGGCCTGGGCATCCTCGGCCGGGCCGTCTTCCACTGCGATAGCCGCGAGACGTGGGGCGTCCTCCCCATCTACGAGGCGCGGGCCCGGTCGACGGCCCTCGACGTGGCCGACCCGGACGGCGAGATCACGGACGCCGAGTGGTTCGAAGAACTGCCCGACGAGACGCGGGACCGCGAGCAACTGCTGGAGTGGCGACGGCGGCGGCTGGACTAG
- a CDS encoding RNase P subunit p30 family protein, with protein MYEAVHVAPEGSATAARAALTAAEYGYDGIVVRNHGDSPPDYDPEAVADEYGIDVVPGVEVRADDPSRASGFVGSHRAEAVVVAVHGGSTAMNRFAVEQPAVDVLAHPMAGDGDFDAGMAKAAVDNGVRVELSLRAALRCSGGRRVRRLQDLRKLRELVDHYDVPCVVSADPRSHLELRGPRELRAVGDVVGLDGDRVERGLEEWETLAERNRRRQSDDFVEPGVWIDDEA; from the coding sequence ATGTACGAGGCCGTCCACGTCGCGCCGGAGGGCTCGGCGACGGCGGCCCGCGCCGCCCTGACTGCTGCCGAGTACGGCTACGACGGCATCGTGGTCCGCAACCACGGTGACAGCCCGCCCGACTACGACCCAGAGGCCGTCGCCGACGAGTACGGGATCGACGTCGTCCCCGGCGTCGAGGTGCGGGCCGACGACCCCTCCCGCGCCAGCGGGTTCGTCGGCTCCCACCGGGCCGAGGCGGTCGTCGTCGCGGTCCACGGCGGCTCGACCGCGATGAACCGCTTCGCCGTCGAGCAGCCCGCGGTGGACGTCCTCGCCCACCCGATGGCCGGCGACGGCGACTTCGACGCGGGGATGGCGAAGGCCGCCGTCGACAACGGCGTCCGCGTGGAGCTGTCCCTGCGAGCGGCGCTGCGCTGCTCCGGCGGCCGGCGCGTCCGCCGCCTGCAGGACCTCCGGAAGCTCCGGGAGCTGGTCGACCACTACGACGTGCCCTGCGTCGTCAGCGCCGATCCGCGGAGCCACCTCGAGCTCCGGGGTCCGCGAGAACTCCGGGCAGTCGGCGACGTCGTCGGCCTCGACGGGGACCGGGTCGAACGTGGTCTCGAAGAGTGGGAAACCCTCGCCGAGCGCAACCGCCGCCGCCAGTCGGACGACTTCGTGGAGCCCGGCGTCTGGATCGACGACGAGGCGTAG
- the pyrB gene encoding aspartate carbamoyltransferase — protein sequence MRQDHIISAKQLSRGDIEEVLDRAADIAEDPGAYADRYEGTLLGLLFFEPSTRTKMSFSAAMKRLGGDVVDMGTVESSSVKKGESLADTVRVVEGYADALVLRHPSEGSAKMAGEFVDVPLINAGDGAGQHPTQTLLDLYTIRENAGFEDLSIGIMGDLKYGRTVHSLAHALTNFDARQHFVSPESLRLPRSVRYDLHEAGAEVREHTDLDEVLPELDVLYVTRIQQERFPDEDEYREVAGEYQIGEDTLAAARDDLTIMHPLPRVDEIAHGVDDTDHATYFQQAHNGVPVRMAILDLLLGGDR from the coding sequence ATGCGCCAGGACCACATCATCAGCGCGAAACAGCTCTCCCGCGGGGACATCGAGGAGGTGCTGGACCGCGCTGCCGACATCGCCGAGGACCCGGGCGCGTACGCGGACCGGTACGAGGGGACGCTCCTGGGCCTGCTCTTCTTCGAGCCGAGCACGCGGACGAAGATGAGCTTCTCGGCGGCGATGAAGCGGCTGGGCGGCGACGTCGTCGACATGGGCACGGTCGAGTCCTCCAGCGTCAAGAAGGGCGAGTCGCTGGCCGACACCGTCCGCGTCGTCGAGGGCTACGCCGACGCGCTCGTGCTGCGCCACCCCAGCGAGGGGTCGGCCAAGATGGCCGGCGAGTTCGTCGACGTCCCGCTGATCAACGCCGGGGACGGGGCCGGGCAGCACCCCACGCAGACGCTGCTCGACCTCTACACCATCCGCGAGAACGCGGGCTTCGAGGACCTCTCGATCGGGATCATGGGCGACCTGAAGTACGGCCGGACCGTCCACTCGCTGGCCCACGCGCTGACCAACTTCGACGCGCGCCAGCACTTCGTCAGCCCCGAGAGCCTCCGGCTCCCCCGCAGCGTCCGCTACGACCTCCACGAGGCCGGCGCGGAGGTCCGCGAGCACACCGACCTCGACGAGGTGCTCCCGGAGCTGGACGTCCTCTACGTCACCCGGATCCAGCAGGAGCGGTTCCCCGACGAGGACGAGTACCGCGAGGTGGCCGGGGAGTACCAGATCGGCGAGGACACGCTCGCGGCCGCGCGCGACGACCTCACCATCATGCACCCGCTGCCTCGCGTCGACGAGATCGCCCACGGCGTCGACGACACCGACCACGCGACCTACTTCCAGCAGGCCCACAACGGCGTGCCGGTCAGGATGGCCATTCTCGACCTGCTGCTCGGAGGTGACCGATGA
- a CDS encoding DUF1918 domain-containing protein, whose translation MAFEEDDSVILHDEHSEHDGEEGTITQIVETMFGDENYTVSFEDGQVAGVPEDNLESAEE comes from the coding sequence ATGGCATTCGAAGAGGACGACAGCGTCATCCTGCACGACGAACACAGCGAGCACGACGGCGAGGAAGGCACGATCACCCAGATCGTCGAGACGATGTTCGGCGACGAGAACTACACCGTCTCCTTCGAGGACGGCCAGGTCGCGGGCGTCCCCGAGGACAACCTCGAGTCCGCGGAGGAGTAA
- the thiC gene encoding phosphomethylpyrimidine synthase ThiC, which produces MATQLQRARDGEVTPAMERVAERENVDPEFVREQVAEGQAVIPNNHGHDALDPMIIGREFATKVNANIGNSEETSDPDGELEKLHTAVHYGADTVMDLSTGSDLDEIRAANVRHSPVPIGTVPIYEAVKRAGSPAEMTHELLLDVIEKQAEQGVDYMTVHAGVLMEHLPLTDGRKTGIVSRGGSILAKWIEENGMQNLLYAKFEEICEVFAEHDVTFSLGDGLRPGSIADAGDEAQYAELGTLGELTQTARDRGVQVMVEGPGHVPMDEVAENVEKQQEVCDGAPFYVLGPLVTDVAPGYDHITSAIGATEAARAGAAMLCYVTPKEHLGLPEEEDVRDGLVAYRIAAHAADVANGREGARDWDDALSEARYEFDWRRQFELALDPERAREYHDQTLPGDNYKEARFCSMCGVDFCSMRIDQDAREADGEMESIDDATDIAESAAAQVNRPPVGVHEAERSEASKRASGSECSERHASHEADRREASDRASGSD; this is translated from the coding sequence ATGGCAACCCAGCTCCAACGCGCACGCGACGGCGAGGTGACGCCAGCGATGGAACGCGTCGCCGAGCGAGAGAACGTCGACCCGGAGTTCGTCCGCGAACAGGTCGCCGAGGGGCAGGCCGTGATTCCAAACAACCACGGCCACGACGCCCTCGATCCGATGATCATCGGTCGGGAGTTCGCGACGAAGGTCAACGCCAACATCGGCAACAGCGAGGAGACCAGCGACCCCGACGGGGAACTGGAGAAGCTCCACACCGCGGTCCACTACGGCGCGGACACGGTGATGGACCTCTCGACGGGGAGTGATCTGGACGAGATTCGCGCGGCGAACGTCCGCCATTCGCCGGTCCCGATCGGTACCGTGCCCATCTACGAGGCAGTCAAGCGCGCCGGGAGTCCAGCGGAGATGACCCACGAACTACTGCTGGACGTGATCGAGAAGCAGGCGGAGCAGGGCGTCGACTACATGACCGTCCACGCGGGCGTCCTGATGGAACACCTGCCGCTGACCGACGGCCGCAAGACCGGCATCGTCTCCCGCGGCGGCTCGATCCTCGCGAAGTGGATCGAAGAGAACGGCATGCAGAACCTCCTCTACGCCAAGTTCGAGGAGATCTGCGAGGTCTTCGCCGAGCACGACGTCACCTTCTCGCTGGGCGACGGCCTCCGCCCCGGCTCGATCGCCGACGCCGGGGACGAAGCCCAGTACGCCGAGCTGGGGACGCTGGGCGAACTGACGCAGACCGCCCGGGACCGCGGCGTCCAGGTGATGGTCGAGGGGCCGGGCCACGTCCCGATGGACGAGGTGGCGGAGAACGTCGAGAAGCAACAGGAGGTCTGCGACGGCGCGCCCTTCTACGTGCTCGGGCCGCTCGTGACCGACGTGGCGCCAGGCTACGACCACATCACCAGCGCCATCGGCGCGACTGAGGCCGCGCGGGCGGGCGCCGCGATGCTGTGTTACGTCACCCCGAAGGAGCACCTCGGCCTCCCCGAAGAGGAGGACGTCCGCGACGGCCTGGTCGCCTACCGCATCGCCGCCCACGCCGCCGACGTGGCCAACGGCCGCGAAGGTGCCCGCGACTGGGACGACGCGCTCTCGGAGGCCCGCTACGAGTTCGACTGGCGTCGGCAGTTCGAACTGGCCCTCGACCCCGAGCGAGCCCGCGAGTACCACGATCAGACGCTGCCCGGAGACAACTACAAAGAGGCGCGGTTCTGTTCGATGTGCGGCGTCGACTTCTGCTCGATGCGGATCGACCAGGACGCACGCGAGGCCGACGGCGAGATGGAATCCATCGACGACGCGACCGACATCGCGGAGAGCGCTGCCGCTCAGGTCAATCGCCCACCGGTCGGGGTCCACGAGGCCGAACGAAGTGAGGCCTCGAAACGGGCGAGCGGGAGTGAGTGCAGCGAACGACACGCGAGCCACGAGGCCGACCGAAGGGAGGCCTCGGACAGAGCGAGCGGGAGCGACTGA
- the psmA gene encoding archaeal proteasome endopeptidase complex subunit alpha, which translates to MQGQNQQQAYDRGITIFSPDGRLYQVEYAREAVKRGTASIGVRTAGGVVLVVDKRIRSPLMERSSVEKIHKADDHVGIASAGHVADARQLIDFARRQAQVNQLRYGEPIGVETLTKAVTDHIQQYTQVGGARPFGVALIIAGIADGEPRLYETDPSGTPYEWKALAVGADRGDIRQYLEDNYEEEMDLAAGVGLALSALASVNEDGLAPEGVGVATVDVETEQFQELTDEEKREHLEENGLLDESGGNPGEDAEPDDETGSEDAGDEE; encoded by the coding sequence ATGCAGGGACAGAACCAGCAACAGGCGTACGACCGCGGTATCACCATCTTCTCGCCTGACGGCCGGCTCTACCAGGTCGAGTACGCGCGGGAAGCAGTCAAGCGCGGGACGGCGAGCATCGGCGTCCGCACGGCCGGCGGCGTCGTCCTCGTGGTCGACAAGCGGATCCGCTCTCCCCTGATGGAGCGCTCGTCGGTCGAGAAGATCCACAAGGCCGACGACCACGTCGGCATCGCCAGCGCCGGGCACGTCGCCGACGCCCGTCAGCTGATCGACTTCGCACGCCGCCAGGCGCAGGTCAACCAGCTCCGGTACGGCGAGCCCATCGGCGTCGAGACGCTCACCAAGGCCGTCACCGACCACATCCAGCAGTACACCCAGGTCGGCGGCGCGCGCCCGTTCGGCGTCGCGCTGATCATCGCCGGCATCGCCGACGGGGAGCCGCGCCTCTACGAGACCGACCCCTCCGGAACGCCCTACGAGTGGAAGGCGCTGGCAGTCGGCGCCGACCGCGGCGACATCCGGCAGTACCTCGAGGACAACTACGAGGAAGAGATGGACCTCGCGGCCGGCGTCGGGCTGGCGCTGTCTGCGCTGGCCTCGGTCAACGAGGACGGCCTCGCTCCCGAGGGCGTCGGCGTCGCGACGGTCGACGTCGAGACCGAGCAGTTCCAGGAACTCACCGACGAGGAGAAACGGGAGCACCTGGAGGAGAACGGCCTGCTGGACGAGAGCGGCGGGAACCCCGGCGAGGACGCGGAACCGGACGACGAGACCGGTAGCGAGGACGCCGGGGACGAGGAGTAG
- a CDS encoding Rpp14/Pop5 family protein, protein MTSLPKHLRPRWRYLGVAIESGPQAGLTRRDFQRSVWYAGQNLLGDAAAADVDLTVLGFAFADGAGHAVVRTRRDEVDRARAALACVSEVDGSDVGLFVRGTSGTVRACEEKYIPDAPERTDQRQVALAGAEHRVAVRGERVDPLDDGPGATELDLN, encoded by the coding sequence GTGACGTCACTCCCCAAGCACCTCCGGCCGCGCTGGCGGTACCTGGGCGTCGCCATCGAGTCCGGTCCGCAGGCCGGCCTGACGCGCCGGGACTTCCAGCGGTCGGTGTGGTACGCCGGCCAGAACCTGCTCGGCGACGCGGCCGCCGCCGACGTGGACCTGACCGTGCTCGGCTTCGCGTTCGCGGACGGCGCCGGCCACGCGGTGGTCCGGACCCGACGGGACGAGGTCGACCGCGCCAGGGCGGCGCTGGCCTGCGTCTCCGAGGTCGACGGCAGCGACGTCGGCCTGTTCGTGCGCGGGACGAGCGGCACCGTGCGGGCGTGTGAAGAAAAGTATATACCCGACGCACCGGAACGGACGGACCAGAGACAGGTCGCGCTCGCGGGCGCCGAACACCGCGTCGCCGTGCGAGGCGAGCGCGTCGATCCACTCGACGACGGCCCGGGCGCGACGGAACTCGATCTCAACTAA
- the pyrI gene encoding aspartate carbamoyltransferase regulatory subunit, with amino-acid sequence MSDHELRVSKIRNGTVIDHIAGGQALNVLAIVGIDGSGGDAVSVGMNVPSDRLGQKDIVKVEGRELSQDEVDVLSLIAPAATINIVRDFDVVEKHRVERPDQVVGVLECPNRHCITTEDEPVQSRFEVLEDGVRCEFCDTIVREDLAELIVD; translated from the coding sequence ATGAGCGACCACGAACTCCGCGTCAGCAAGATCCGCAACGGCACCGTCATCGACCACATCGCCGGCGGGCAGGCGCTGAACGTCCTCGCCATCGTCGGCATCGACGGCAGCGGCGGCGACGCCGTCTCCGTCGGCATGAACGTCCCCTCGGACCGCCTCGGCCAGAAGGACATCGTGAAAGTCGAGGGGCGGGAGCTGTCCCAGGACGAGGTCGACGTCCTCTCGCTGATCGCGCCGGCAGCGACGATCAACATCGTCCGCGACTTCGACGTCGTCGAGAAGCACCGCGTCGAGCGGCCCGATCAGGTGGTAGGTGTCCTCGAGTGTCCCAACCGCCACTGCATCACCACCGAGGACGAACCGGTTCAGTCGCGCTTCGAGGTCCTGGAAGACGGCGTCCGCTGCGAGTTCTGCGACACCATCGTCCGTGAGGACCTGGCCGAGCTCATCGTGGACTGA
- a CDS encoding MinD/ParA family ATP-binding protein: MLAVVGGKGGCGKTTTTACLARALAAEGDAPVAVDADRDMPDLHLVAGTPAEPGLGRLADGGLGEATHRAAELPGVHVVPAGDGTDADLLEAASRLRSRTGPVLLDAPAGASPDAAVPLRVADRSLVVTTPSRESLEDAAKSAAMAETLDAPAVGSVVVRSDGDVDPAPLLDCPTLGHVPAVSDPLSSARVARAYDRVATSFRRNI; the protein is encoded by the coding sequence ATGCTCGCCGTAGTGGGCGGAAAGGGCGGCTGTGGCAAGACCACGACGACGGCCTGTCTGGCCCGGGCGCTGGCGGCCGAGGGGGACGCGCCGGTCGCCGTCGACGCGGACCGGGACATGCCGGATCTCCACCTGGTCGCCGGGACGCCGGCCGAGCCGGGGCTGGGACGGCTGGCGGACGGGGGACTGGGGGAGGCGACGCATCGGGCAGCGGAGTTGCCGGGCGTCCACGTGGTTCCCGCCGGGGACGGCACGGACGCGGACCTGCTCGAGGCGGCGTCGCGGCTCCGGTCACGGACGGGGCCGGTCCTGCTGGACGCGCCGGCTGGCGCGTCGCCTGACGCGGCGGTCCCCCTGCGGGTGGCAGACCGATCGCTCGTGGTGACGACGCCGTCGCGGGAGAGCCTGGAGGACGCCGCGAAGAGCGCGGCGATGGCCGAGACGCTGGACGCGCCGGCGGTGGGGTCCGTCGTCGTCCGGAGCGACGGGGACGTCGACCCGGCGCCGCTGCTCGACTGTCCGACGCTGGGGCACGTGCCGGCCGTCTCGGATCCCCTCTCGTCCGCGAGGGTCGCGCGGGCCTACGACCGAGTTGCTACCAGTTTCAGGCGGAATATTTAA
- a CDS encoding class I SAM-dependent methyltransferase — protein sequence MKKSLEEHAERFSDHAADYDESQDAPEYRAAADLVATYADAGPDETALDLGTGTGAIAFPLAESAGRVIGRDISEGMLDRAREKAAERGVENVSVGEGRFRDPNVPEGADVDVVTSNFAMHHLGDDEKREAIDEIAALEPRRFVLGDVMFFGEPNPDDPFYGPEVDDPATVGVLADAFTDAGFAVTAVEMVSDQVGVLVGDRTEARSEIEVSETEP from the coding sequence ATGAAGAAGTCCCTCGAGGAGCACGCCGAGCGCTTCTCCGACCACGCCGCCGACTACGACGAGAGCCAGGACGCGCCGGAGTACCGAGCCGCCGCCGACCTCGTGGCCACCTACGCCGACGCCGGCCCCGACGAGACGGCTCTGGACCTCGGGACGGGCACCGGCGCCATCGCCTTCCCTCTCGCCGAGTCGGCCGGGCGGGTGATCGGCCGGGACATCAGCGAGGGGATGCTCGATCGCGCCCGCGAGAAGGCCGCCGAGCGCGGCGTCGAGAACGTCTCCGTCGGCGAGGGCCGGTTCCGCGACCCGAACGTCCCCGAAGGCGCCGACGTCGACGTGGTCACCTCGAACTTCGCGATGCACCACCTCGGTGACGACGAGAAGCGCGAGGCCATCGACGAGATCGCCGCGCTGGAACCGCGCCGGTTCGTCCTCGGCGACGTGATGTTCTTCGGCGAACCGAACCCCGACGACCCCTTCTACGGCCCCGAGGTCGACGACCCGGCGACCGTCGGCGTGCTGGCGGACGCCTTCACCGACGCCGGGTTCGCCGTGACGGCGGTGGAGATGGTCTCCGATCAGGTCGGCGTCCTCGTCGGCGACCGGACAGAGGCCCGATCCGAAATCGAGGTCTCGGAGACCGAACCGTGA
- a CDS encoding magnesium transporter, which produces MASATPDVQQSIAAAPSPGAAFRDLPPDRRRVVFFQLPETVRRNVVEGLSEDDLTGFVRRLDPDEATDVLGYADEERKERVLDRLNEQRRERIEFLLGFSPESAAGLMDLDYVTVDLGVDFGAVADRVRRHEERTGRFPTVFVTEAGDLLGELPAEALAVRERGDRVERDHLYEVPSVRYDRPDTEVVDVFRDNPESEVAVLDDDGSILGVIYADDILRLIESEAGETLYEFTAVSEEESVLDGPGVKIRSRYKWLIINLGTAFLAAGVVGAFESTIQALPLLAAYMPVVAGMGGNAGTQSMAVTVRGISLEQVSLSTGARVIGNEAIAGAANGAITGVLVAVIATVFNQGAVLGLVVGVSMVLNLVIAGFFGALIPLVLDRMDYDPATSATIFITTATDVLGFFVFLGLARAVLL; this is translated from the coding sequence ATGGCATCGGCCACGCCGGACGTGCAGCAGTCGATAGCGGCGGCGCCGTCGCCGGGAGCGGCCTTCAGGGACCTCCCGCCGGACCGCCGGCGGGTCGTGTTCTTCCAGCTCCCCGAGACGGTCCGTCGGAACGTCGTCGAGGGGCTGAGCGAGGACGACCTCACGGGCTTCGTGCGCCGCCTCGACCCGGACGAGGCGACGGACGTCTTGGGGTACGCCGACGAGGAGCGAAAGGAGCGCGTCCTCGACAGGCTGAACGAGCAGCGCCGCGAGCGGATCGAGTTCCTGCTGGGCTTCAGCCCGGAGAGCGCGGCGGGCCTGATGGACCTGGACTACGTCACCGTCGACCTCGGAGTCGATTTCGGGGCGGTGGCGGACCGCGTCCGCCGCCACGAGGAGCGCACCGGCCGGTTCCCGACGGTGTTCGTGACCGAGGCGGGGGACCTCCTCGGCGAGCTCCCGGCGGAGGCGCTCGCTGTGCGGGAGCGCGGCGACCGGGTCGAGCGCGACCACCTCTACGAGGTCCCGTCGGTTCGGTACGACCGGCCGGACACCGAGGTCGTCGACGTGTTCCGGGACAATCCCGAGAGCGAGGTGGCGGTCCTCGACGACGACGGGTCGATTCTGGGGGTCATCTACGCCGACGACATCCTGCGCCTGATCGAGTCGGAGGCCGGGGAGACCCTCTACGAGTTCACCGCCGTCAGCGAGGAGGAGAGCGTCCTCGACGGCCCGGGGGTGAAGATCCGGAGCCGCTACAAGTGGCTGATCATCAACCTCGGGACCGCCTTCCTCGCGGCCGGCGTCGTCGGGGCTTTCGAGAGCACGATCCAGGCGCTCCCGCTGCTGGCGGCGTACATGCCCGTCGTCGCCGGCATGGGCGGCAACGCCGGGACGCAGTCGATGGCGGTCACCGTCCGGGGAATCTCGCTGGAGCAGGTGTCGCTCTCGACGGGCGCGCGCGTCATCGGCAACGAGGCCATCGCCGGTGCCGCGAACGGGGCGATCACCGGCGTCCTCGTCGCGGTCATCGCCACCGTCTTCAATCAGGGCGCGGTGCTGGGCCTGGTCGTCGGCGTCTCCATGGTGCTGAACCTCGTCATCGCGGGCTTCTTCGGCGCGCTCATCCCACTGGTCCTGGATCGGATGGACTACGACCCCGCGACGTCGGCGACCATCTTCATCACCACCGCGACGGACGTCCTGGGCTTCTTCGTCTTCCTGGGCCTGGCGCGGGCCGTGCTGCTGTAG
- a CDS encoding FKBP-type peptidyl-prolyl cis-trans isomerase: protein MSNDSEAEEADAEAQQEETQADEEVAEEETEDGLQQGDFVEIDYTARTVDESDLVDTTDADVAEEEGVGEDQEFGPRTIVLGQGHLFEAVEEDIYGGEPGDTGEVVVPAAEAFGEYDESEVRTVSKDKIPEDDRYPGAHVDVDGEHGHLETIIGGRARVDFNHPLAGEDIEYEYEILDEVDDREEQAQGILSMMLDMELDVWFETETVEEEQMVEPDEDDADEDEEPEPEFETVETEKETLYIEATPQLTMNQQWMMGKQQIAQQLTQLLDVDRIIVQEELGGGMGMPGMMGGMGGGAGGADIEEALEDADVDAEEIVEEIEGAEE from the coding sequence ATGAGCAACGACTCCGAGGCCGAGGAGGCCGACGCCGAAGCACAGCAAGAGGAGACACAGGCCGATGAGGAGGTCGCCGAGGAGGAGACCGAGGACGGACTCCAGCAGGGCGACTTCGTCGAGATCGACTACACCGCACGCACGGTCGACGAGAGCGACCTCGTCGACACGACCGACGCCGACGTCGCCGAGGAGGAGGGCGTCGGCGAAGACCAGGAGTTCGGTCCCCGCACCATCGTCCTCGGCCAGGGCCACCTCTTCGAGGCCGTCGAGGAGGACATCTACGGCGGCGAGCCCGGCGACACCGGTGAAGTCGTCGTCCCCGCCGCCGAGGCCTTCGGCGAGTACGACGAGAGCGAGGTCCGCACGGTCTCCAAGGACAAGATCCCCGAGGACGACCGCTATCCCGGCGCGCACGTCGACGTCGACGGCGAGCACGGTCACCTCGAGACGATCATCGGCGGCCGCGCGCGCGTCGACTTCAACCACCCGCTGGCCGGCGAGGACATCGAGTACGAGTACGAGATCCTCGACGAGGTCGACGACCGCGAGGAGCAGGCCCAGGGCATCCTCTCGATGATGCTCGACATGGAACTCGACGTCTGGTTCGAGACCGAGACCGTCGAGGAAGAGCAGATGGTCGAGCCCGACGAGGACGACGCCGACGAGGACGAGGAGCCCGAGCCCGAGTTCGAGACCGTCGAGACCGAGAAGGAGACCCTCTACATCGAGGCCACGCCCCAGCTCACCATGAACCAGCAGTGGATGATGGGCAAGCAGCAGATCGCCCAGCAGCTCACCCAGCTGCTCGACGTCGACCGCATCATCGTCCAGGAGGAGCTGGGCGGCGGCATGGGCATGCCCGGCATGATGGGCGGCATGGGCGGCGGCGCCGGCGGCGCCGACATCGAGGAGGCCCTCGAGGACGCCGACGTCGACGCCGAGGAGATCGTCGAAGAGATCGAAGGCGCCGAGGAGTAG